In the genome of Hyalangium minutum, the window GACAACTACCTGCCGCAGGCGGCCACGTACGCGTACACGTTCGGGGACTCGGCGGCGTACCGGCCGTTGATGGAGGCGGCGGCCGCGCACGTCGCTGTCATCCGCCACCAGAAGGTGGACGAGAACCACCACACGGATGCGGATGGGCTCATCGTGTCCCATGACGGGAGCGTGACGGACTACTTCACGCGGCGGGGAGTGCCGTACACCTCCGCGCTGGAGACGACCACGCGCACCCCGCTGGCGTCGTGCCACGCGGTGAACCTCATCTGGATTCGCGGCTTCATCGATCTGGCCGCGAGAGGGTGACCGCCGCACTGGAGCACCTCCGAGCCCTCCGATAGGTTCCCGCGCCGCAGTCCAACTCAGTGGGTCCGTGGCGTGAGCGCGCGGACCGGGTGTGGAGGAACTCGATGGAGCGCCGTCCCCTTGGGAATACAGGCCTGCAGGTCTCCGCGTTGGGATTCGGAGCAGGACCGGTTGGCGATGCTGCGCTGACCGAGGACGCGGCGGCGGCGCTGCTCCACGGAGTGCTGGATGCGGGGATCAACCTCATCGACACCGCGCCCAGCTATGGGGCGTCCGAGGAACGAATCGGGCGGCACCTGCAGGGACGGCGTGGGGAGTTCGTGCTCTCGACGAAGTGCGGCTACGGCGTGCCAGGGGTGGAGGACTGGACGGGGCCGTGCATCACCCAGGGCATCGAGCTGGCGCTGCGGCGGCTGCGGACTGACGTCATTGATGTGATGCACTTCCACTCGTGCCCCATCGACGTCCTGGAGCGGCCGGGCGTGGTGGACGCGCTCACCCGAGCGGGGGAGCAGGGAAAGATCCGCGTGGCAGCGTACTCCGGAGACAACCACGCGCTGGCGCACGCGCTGAACATGGGGCGGTTCGGGTCGGTGCAGGTGTCTGTGAACCTGTTCGACCAGCGAGCCCTCGACTGGGGCGTAGCGATGGCGCGAGAGCGAGGCGTGGGGGTGATTGCGAAACGCCCGCTCGGGAATGCGCCATGGCGGTTCTCCGAGCGGCCAGGGGCGCAGGACGTGGCGCTCTACTGGAACCGGATGCGCCAGATGGCGTTGGATCCACACGGGCTGGACTGGAGCGAGCTGGCGCTGAGATTCGCAACCTTCATGCCAGGGGTGGCCACTTGCATCGTGGGCACGACGCGGCTGGAGAACCTCCAGCGCAACGTGCAAGCCCTGGAGCGCGGCCCGCTGGCACCGGAGCACGTCTCACACATCCGAGACGCGTTCCGGCGCAATGACCACGGATGGGACGGACAAATCTAGCGCTGGCTGCCCACCACACGCGTCCACATCGCCAACAGATTGCGAACCACCGGCCCCTGCGGCACCTCCGCCACCGGTGGCACCTCCACCAGGATTCCGTGGTCCGCCAGCCGCGTGAACGGGTTGTCCGCGTCCGCCGTCTTGATGGGCACCGAGGGATCCGCCGGCCGGAAGCCAAACTTCAACGCCCGCTCCTGCATGGGCCGGCTCCGCAGGAACTTCACCCACTTCCGCGCCGCCTCCTTCTGCGCTTCCGTCACCCAGTCCGCCTGAAGCACCGCCGCCGGGTGATCACTCCACAACGTCAACGGCGGGTAATACACCTTCAGCGTCCCCCACCGCTCCTGCGCGTTCGCGATCTGCGAGATTGCCAGGTTCTCGTACACCACCGCGATGTCGTACCGGGACGGGCCGAACCGCACCATGTCCGTCATGAACGTGCCCGAGGATGCCTCGAACTTCGACACACCCTTCTCCAGCTGCCGGATCCACTCCTGGTACTTCGGATCCAGCAGGTCCCCCACCGTCAGCCCCGAGCGCTTGTGGTAGTACTCCAACGTCGCCAGCAGCATCGCCTGCAGCCCTGAGTTCGAGCGCGTCGGGTCCGTGTGTCCCAGCTTCACGAACCCCCACTCCGCCTTGCCTCCCACTGCCGGCCATCCCTGATCGCTCGCCACCGCCTGGTGAATCACCCGCCACGACACCGCCTTGCCCTCGTTCGCTTTCAGCAGCACGTTCGCCCGGTCTTCCCACACCACGAACACCAGCGGTGTAATCACCAGCGGCTGCGGCGCATCCTCCCCGTCCTGCGCGAACAGCGGCCCCCGCGTCCGCTCCGTGGCCCAGTCCGACTCCAGCATCCGCAGCACCGCCGTGTCCGCCGGGCTCCACACCGTGGGCTTCTCACGTCCCTCCAGGATGCCCTGCGCCGCATCCAGCGAGCCCCGTCCCACCAAAGTCACCTTGACGGACGGGTTCTCCTGTTGAAACAACACCGCCGCAGCCTCCACCCACTCCTTCTTCTCCGTGCTGTAGAGGAAGGAGATCTCCGTCACCGGCACGGGCGCCGACGGGCGGCTCGGGCCCGTGCTCCCTGCCCCGGAACTCCCCGTGTCACTGGACGTATTGCCGTGGCGGGACAGGTAGAACACCCCGCCCACCGCCAGGAGAAAGCCGAGGATGACCAAGACCCTGGGATTCATGCCACCCTTTGTACTTCGTCGCGCACCCCGACGACATGGGCCTGTCCCATCGCTATATTCATCGCCTCGCCCGGTCCTCGGGCTCCGACTGTGTCACCTGCTTCTTGCATCCTTGTCACAGCACTGTCACGAAGCCCTGTCTTCGACCATTACGCTGGAGATCCGGCCCCTATGAGAGCCTCTCGCATCCTCCTGTTGAGCCTGTGCGCCGCCCTGTCCGCCTGTGCCGCCAAGAAACCCCCGCCCCCCCAGAGCGCCTCGCTGGGTGAGACCAAACTGGAGTACCGCGACTACAGCCGCGTGAAGGGCTCCCTGTGCGGCGTGGATCCCCGCCGGCTCGGCCCCGAGCTGCAGAAGATCAACGAGGTGCTGGAGCAGTTCGTCTCCAAGACCGAGAACGCCGCCAAGCCCGAGGCCACTGCCGAGGAGGTGGAGCTGCTCCGCGAGGGCTCGCAGTCCCTGGGGCCCGTGGTGGATGCCCATGCGAAGAACCTCGCCGGGCTGAGCGCCTGCGGCTTCAAGAAGCAGGCGCCCTTCCCGGAGCTCGCCCAGAAGGGAGAGCCCATCGTCAAGCAGGCCAAGGCCCGGCTGGACGAGGCCCCCGCAGTCCTCGCCGCTGCGGACAAGCGCATCGCCGAGTCCAAGTGGCGCGAGGAGTCCGCCGCCCGCGAGGCCACCGCCAAGCAGACGTGGTGCACGGGCAAGGTGATCGTGGGCAGCGGTGACTTGTACTTCGCCCGCCAGGAGCCGGACGGGAAGATCCGCTGGAGCTTCTGCGATGGCATCGCCGTGGAGTGGATGTCCGGCTCGGATCCCGCCGTCATCGTCCCGGACACGATCAGCAAGAAGGACCGCAAGAAGATCCAGGACAAGCGCTACCTGGAGGCCGCCAAGGGCTACCCCTCCGAGGAGATCGACAAGCTCGGCGCCGGGAAGAAGCCCGAGGCCCAGGAGTAACACCTGGCGGAAGCGGAGGGCCGCCCGGCTATGGCGCGTAGGTGACCACCACGTGGTTGCCCGTCACCATCAGCCGGCGCGGCACCGCGCTGCTCCCCAGGATGGCCAGGTCGAAGTTCAGCGGCGTGCGCAGGGTGCGCTTGTTCATCTCGTCCTGCAGCATGCCCTCGGCGCTTGCGTCCCGCTTGGACACCAGCCGCGCCGATACGGCCTCCGCCTTCGCGTGCAGGATGTTGCCCTCCAGGGTGAGCTGCACCTCTAGATCGGCCAGCACTCCGTTGCCGAGTGCACTCTGGAAGTCCTTCACCTGCTTCTTCGCGAAGCTGGGCACCTGGCCGGTGTAGCGCACGTTCACGCCTCGCAGGAACGCCTGGCACGAGAGCCGGTTGCGCGAGAGGAACCGGAAGCCCGTCAGCCGCTCCACGATGATCTCCCCGTCCAGCTTGCTGTGCACCTCCCGGCCCTGCATCCGGTACGGCAGCATCTGGGTGGAGAGCTGCTCCAGCATCGCGGGCGTGTAGTAGAGGGAGAAGGTGGGCCCGCTCTGTCCCGGCGAGGCCATCTCCGCCGCGTACTGCGAGGCATCCTTCACGGACTGCTCCGCCGCCTGGAGCTTCGTGTTGAGGTCCCGCTGCTCGTCCTCCAGCCGCTTCACGCGCACGCGCGGGTCCACCGAGAAGCAGCCCGCCAGCAGCGCCCCCGCGCCCAGCGCCGCGAATGCCGTCTTCCACCCCGAGCGAGCGCTCATGGCGACGCCACCGTGCAGGTGCCCGGCGCCACGCGCCAGTTGCCCGTGTTCCTCGGCGAGGAGAAGGTCGCCGTCATCCGGTAGCTCTGGTGCGTCAGCCCCAGCCGGGCGTGCACCTCTCCCGAGCGAGGCATCCCCTTGGGCGCGGCCTTGGCCGGCATCACCGCCGTGCAGCCCAGGTTCTGAAGCCCCGCCGCGTTCTCCGCCTGCGTGGCCGACGCGAAGGACTGCTCCACCTGCGCGTCCTTCTGGCGGAGCTGCTCGCGGAGCGCCTGGTTGCTCTGCTCCAGCTCTTCCGCGCGCGCCTCGAGCGAGCCCCCGCCCCGCCTCGACGCATTGCCCGACGAGCACCCCGCCGCCACGAGCAGGAGCACCACGGCCCCACCCCACTTCCAGGTCCGCTTCCTCACGTCACGCTCCCATGCGCGCCACGCGCTGCGCCAGGTGTGAATCTCCGCCCGTCTCGATGGCACGAAGGTGTGTCTGCAGGGCCCCGCCCGCGCCCTTCAGGTGCGCCTCCAGGTGCGGCTTGAGCGCGTTCCACCGCCGCTGCCACCCCACCTCGGAGCCGCCACGCAGTTCGGGGCGCTCGGCGAGCAGCAGCCCCATCCGCAGTGCGAGCTCCGGCTCGGCCAGCGCCTCCGCCTCGCGGGCCACCACCGCCACGCCTCCCGCTGAGCCCGCCGAGGCACGCTTCCACTGCTGCGTCACCCGGACGAACGCCGCCACGTCCAGTTCGCCCAGCAACTGCATCGCGAACCGCAGCGGCAGGCGGGGCTGCCCCTGGGGCACCACCACCTTGCCCATGAGGGACTCGAACACCGCACCCAGCGCCGCATGGGCCGAAGGGTCACCCCCTCCCAGCTTGCGCAGGGCCCGCCGGGCCCGCCGCGCCTGGAGCGCCACCTGCCAGCTCCTGTTGCCCAGCCGAGACTCCAGCTTCGTGAGCGCCTGGGCCGCCTCCGTCACCCGCTCCGCCGTAGGCTTCGTCGCGCGCACCCGGGGCGGCAACGCGGGCAGCGGCGGGGGGGCCTTCTCCTTCGGCGCGGCGGCCGCGGGCGCCGGGGCCTCACCGCCCTCCGTCACCTCGCGGTAGCCCTCGCGCAGCTTCTCGGCGACCTTCTTCTCGTACTCGCGCCGCGCGCTCTCCTCGTCCGGGAACGCCTTCTCCTTGCGCTGCCCCGCAGTGCCAATCCGCCCGTAGGTGACGATGAAGGTGCTGCCCTGCAGCTCTGGGCTCCAGAACTTGGAGCTGGAGCCCTCGACGAATTCGAACCTGCGCATGCCACGAACCTCCCGCCTGGAGGCCGCAGGCTACTACGGACAGCCCGCCCGTCTCAGCCCTGCATCTCGCGCAGCCCCGCCGCCTGCGTCATCCGCCCCTCGTAGCCCAGCTCCCGGCGTGCCTTCTCGTCGCTCACCGTCACCTCCCGCCCTGCCAGCAGCAGTTCCTGCCGGGTAATGAGCGGGTTGCCCGGCAGCGGTAGGAAGTTCCAGAGCAGCTCGCACACCGTCGCCAGCCCCATGGAGAACCCAAAGGGGATCTTCTTGTTCCCCGGATCCACTCCCTGCGTCTTCAAGAGGGAGGTGATGAACTCGCGGAACACCACCGGCTCGCCATCGGTGAGGAAGTACGCCTGGCCGCCGCGCCCCTTCTCCGCCGCGAGGAGCATCCCCTCCACGCAGTTGGCGACATGGCAGGTGGAGGTCTTGAAGGTGCCCCCGTCCACCCAGCGGAACCGGCCGGACTTCACCGCATCGACGAGGATGGGGAGCACGGAAGTGTCGCCCTTGCCCCAGACGAAGCGGGGCCGCACAACCACCGTGGTCAGCTCGGGCGAGTTCACCGAGAGCACCAGCCGCTCCGCCGTGCCCTTGGTGGAGGAGTAGTGCCCGATGGGCCGCTCGGGCAGGGGCCGCGTCTCGTCCACGTTGACCAAGGGCGAGCCATCCACGAGCACCGCCTCGGTGCTCACGTGCACCAGCCGCTTGATGCCCGCCGCCCGCGCTGCCTCCAGCACGTTCTCCGTGCCGCGCACGTTGGCCTCGAAGAACTCGGCTCGCGTGCCCCACTGCTTCACCGTGGCCGCCGAGTGGAAAACGATCTCACAGCCCTCCATGCCCCGCTTGAGCGCGTCCACGCTGGAGAGATCGCCCTCGACCGGCTCGGCGCCCGCCTGGCGCACCACATCGAGCGAGGCCTGCGAGCGCCCCAGCGCCCGCACCGTGTGCCCCTGCTCGCGAAGCGCCGGAATGAGCCGCCGGCCCACGAATCCCGAACCGCCCGTGACGAATGCGCGCATGCCCTTGCTCCTCTGAGAGAGCCCTCGCCTACTACCGTTCCACCCCCTTCGCCAGCGCCCAGCCCGAGCCGCCGCGTCAGAACATGTCCGGGAGCGACGGCGGGGGACCGGAGAACAACGTGGCCGCCAGCCGCACCGTGGCGTCGTCCGCCACCAGCGAGCCCACCGAGCGCAGCGCATCCGCCGTCAGGAAGCCCGTGTAGAGCGGCGCGAGTGCCCGGACATCCAGGCTCATGAGCCCGCCTCCACCCCGCTGCACATGCCCCGTGCCGCCTGACACCTCCAGGGTGAAGCTGCCCCGGTTCTCGGGGAAGAGATCGTCCTCCACGTGCAGGTGCAGCGTGCCGGAGACGCCCGCCGGGTAACCCCGGGCCTCGAGCGCGGCGGGGACGTCCAGCACGCGCATCATCCAGTGGAAGAGCAACTTCACCTGGTAGGTCTGCTCGCGCATCAGCAGGAGCAGCGGATCCATCGGGCCGCCCGTCCACACCACCTCCTGCGCCAGCGAGCGATGATCGCCCAGGAAGGCCAACAGCCGCCGCCCCGCCGCGGGCGTGGCGACCACGTAGTCCGTGAGGAAGAGCTCCTGCAGGAGATCCATCTTGCGGCGGCGCACCAGCCAGACATAGCCCTCCAGGCCCTGCGCTCCCTCCAGGACGAAGCCGTAGGCCGTCTCGCTCCGAGGGTGGAACACGCGATCCCACACGTAGGAGCCGCGATCGAGGTACCCCTGCCGGGTGGAGGCATGGCGCCGGTAGAGCTCCTGGACGGCGGGGAGATCGGCCGGCTTCACGGGCCGGACCTGGGGGGTGCGCTCCTTGAAGTCGAGGCGCGAGGCCTGGACGCGGCTCTCGAAGCGGGCCCCGGCCTGCTCGTAGCCCACGCGCCGGTAGAGCGGCTGGGTGGCCGGGTAGAGGACGGAGATGGGGAACCCCAGGCTGCGCAGCTCCTGCAGGGTGCGCTGCATGAGCCGGGTGGCCGCTCCGCCGCCGCGCGCACCAGGAGCCACGCCCACCCCACCAATGCCCGCCATGGCGACGCGACGCCCGCCGAACCACTGGCCCATGTGGATGGGGAGCGCCGTGGCCGTCACCGTGCCTCGCTCGCGCAACACCCGGAGGTTGCTCCGCCCCGCTTTCTCGAGCCAAGCGGCGCCTTCCTGAGGCGTCATCGCGAATGCCTGGGCCATGATGTCTGCCACCGCGGCCTGCTCCTCCCCCTCTCCGGGAGGGCCGAACTCCGGTCTACCCGTCTCCATGTCATGCCTTCCTTCGCCGAGGCGCCAGGGCGCGGACGAACGATACGCGGTTGTCCCATCTGCTGGCACGCGCTTCCATCCGCCAGGCGCTAGCATCGCGCGCATGATTCGCTCCGCCACCCCCGCAGATATCCCCGGCATCCTCCAGCTCATCCGTGCACTGGCGGACTACGAAAAGCTGTCCCACCAGGTCGTCGTGGACGAAGCCCGGCTGCGCGAGCACCTCTTCGGCCCCTGCCCCTACGCCGAGGTGCTGCTGGCCGAAGACGGTGGGCAGCTCGTGGGTTACGCGCTCTTCTTCCACACGTACTCGACATTCCTGGGCCAGCCGAGTCTGTATTTGGAGGACCTCTTCGTCCTGCCCTCGCACCGGGGGGGAGGGTTCGGCAAGGGACTGCTGGCGCGGCTGGCGCGGCTGGCAGTGGAGCGGAACTGCGGGCGCTTCGAGTGGATGGTGCTCGACTGGAACACGCCCGCCATCCAGTTCTACGAGTCCCTGGGGGCGGCGCTGGCGCCCGAGTGGAAGCTGTGCCGCATGACGGGCGAGGCGCTCCAGCGGTTCGCCGCGACGGCGCGCTAGCCCAGGAGAAGCGCGATGCTTGTCAGTGTCGATGTGGATTACCGGCCGGATGCGACGGTGGCCGCGTGCGTCGCCTTCCGGGACTGGGGCGACGCGGCCGAGGCGGCGCACTACGTGGACCGGGGTCCCCCCGCTGAGCCTTATGTCCCGGGCGAGTTCTACCGCCGGGAGCTGCCAGCGCTGCTGCGCGTGCTGGCGCTCGTGCCCGACCCTCTGACGACGGTCGTCATCGATGGCTATGTGTGGCTGGCGGGAGAGGAACGCCCGGGCCTGGGGGCCCACCTGTACGAGGCGCTCGGGCGAACCATCCCCGTCATCGGCGTGGCCAAGACGTCGTTCCAGTCCAGCCGGGTCTCCGTCCCGGTCCTGCGAGGGGGCAGCCAGCGGCCCCTGCTCGTGACGGCCGTGGGGGTGGAGGTCCAGGACGCGGCGGCGTGCATCCAGCGCATGCACGGGCCGTCTCGGCTGCCCACGCTGCTCAAGCGCGCGGACCGGCTGTGCCGGGACTCCTGAGGCCTGAGTGCCGGAGCGTGCCCGGGCTACCGAGGCAGTCGGCAGATACCCGAGACAATCTGATCCTCGATCCGGTCGAGCCCCAGTTCCTGTCCGGGTTGTGACTCGGCAAAGAGGGCGCCCTTGTCTGGATCGATCTCGGGGTCTGTGTGGCTGTTGTGGAACAGCGCCAGCCCTGAGTGGACGAAGGCGGCCTCCACCTTCTCTCCCTCCTTCGGCATGCTCCGCAGGCCCCGGAGGCTGCTCTGGGGGCAGGGCACTCCACATATCTCCCCCTTGCACAAGCCTTTCGGCGTCCAGCTCACAGTGCCCTTCCCCGCATCCACTGCCACCGCGTCCTTCGCTGTGAAGCCGTACTTGCGGAGCAGTCTGGCCAGGCTCTTCGGGGGATCATCCCAGTTGAGAGGCCCTGTGAACTCCTGATCCAACTGGCGCTTCTCGTCCCAGGGGCCGTCTCCGCCGGCAGCGGGCACCAGCGTCCGGTGCGGAACCTCTTCCCATTGGCCGCGGACGTCCACCACCAGCCACCCATACTCCGTGCGCATGAAGGCATGCGCTCCCTCGGGATTGAGCGACCACCGGGTCCGGAAGAGGACTGCGCCGTTCCGCGCGGCGAGGGGGTGGAGTTGGACGTTGATGGAGGAAGGTCCGGTCGCTTGGGCCGTGCCTGCGCCAAGCAGCAACAGCAGGGGGAGTGTCCGTGAGAGCCTCATGGAGGCTGAGCGTAGCGCCACAGCGGCGGATCTGCGCGATCGGCCTCGCGCCGATCCCCTTGGCTTTCTAAGATGGAGAGAAGATTCCCGTCCGCGCCAGGAGCCACCTCGGGTGAACCTGTCCTGTCAGTCCTGTGGCGCCCAGCTGGTGGTGGCCGGCAACCACCGCACCACGACGTGCCCGTACTGTGCTGCCCCATCCGTGGTGGAGCGGCCACCGACTCCAGACCGGCCCGCGCCGACGTTCGGGCTCGGCTTCGTGCAGACGCCGCAGAAAGCCCGCGAGCTGGCGCGGGAGAACCTGCTCCGCCGCAGCTTCTGGGCGCCCTCCAGCGTCCGCAACGCCTCCGTCGAGGAGCTGCGCGGCATCTACGTGCCCGCCTGGCTCTACAGCGGGCTCGCCGAGTCCGACTTCAGCGCCAGCATTGGCGAGAACTACACCGAGACCGAGACGTACACGACCACCGAGAACGGGAAGACCGTCACCAAGACACGGCAGGTGACGAAGACGGAGTGGACCTCCCTCCACGGCCGCCACACGGAGTATGTCCCGGACGTGCTCGTCACCGCATCCTCGGGCCTGCCCAATGACGAGCTGGAGCAGATCGAGCCGTTCGATCTCCGCGCGCTGCGCCGCTACGACGATGCGCTCGTGGCCGGGTGGATCAGCGAGGACCCGTCCCTGCCCCAGGAGCAGTGCCTGCAACAGGCCCGAGCCGAGGTAACCACCCTGCTGCGCAAGCGGCTCTCGGCGTTCATGCCAGGAGACTCGCACCGGAACCTCGAATACTCGACCCGGTTCCATCAGGAGTCCCTGGTGGTCTGCCTGCTCCCCGTCTGGGTGCTGGCGCTGCGCCACGACCCTCAGTCCCCGCCCCTGCGCTTCCTCGTCAACGGACAGACGGGCAAGGTGCACGGCCGCGTGCCCACCTCTTGGGTGAAGGTGGCCATCGCCGTGCTGCTGGTGCTCCTCGTCCTCGGAGGCCTGTACCTCCTGCTGTTCCACGGGCAGACCCTGCCGCGCGGGAGGGGCCGCTGATGTCCGTCATCGAAGCCCAGTGCCAGCGCTGCCACAGCCGGCTCGAGGCCGAAGACCTTCGCTGTCCCGTCTGCGCCCTGCCCACGCCGAGGCCCCCTCGCAGCGTGGACCGCGAGAGCGCTCGCATCATCCGCTGCAACACCTGTGGAGCGACGGTGGCGTACTCGGTGGAGGCGCAGGCGCCCAAGTGCGCCTTCTGCGCATCGGAGATGCACACCGAGACGCAGGAGGACCCCATTGACCAGGCGAAGCACTTCGTGCCCTTCCGGGTCGGCACCGATGAGGCGCACGAGGCGCTGAGAGCGTTCCTGGGCAAGGGCGGCTTCTTCCGGCCCAAGGATCTCGCGAGCCGCGCGGCAGTGGACTCGCTGAAGCCCTTGTGGTGGCCGGGCTGGAAGTTCGACGCGGCGGTGGAGGCCACCTGGACCGCCGACACGGACGCGGGGGCCCGCCGCAGCGACTGGGCACCGCACTCGGGCGCGACCCGCCTCGTGCTCCACAACATCCTCGTCTCCGCTTCGCGGGGGTTGACCCAAGCGGAGACCCAGAAGCTCACCCCTGCCTACGAGCTCACCCAGGCGAAGCCGCAGCCCGAGGGTCCCCCGGGCGCGCAGGTGGAACTCTTCGACGTCACGCGCTCGGGCGCGCGGCGGCAGATCCTCGCCGGGGTGGAGCACACGGCCCGCGAGTACATCACCCGCGCGGCGCTTCCCGGCCGCCGCCACCGCAACCTGCGCGTGGCCGTGGCGCTGTCAGGCCTGGGCACCGCGCACTACGCGCTGCCCGCCTACGTGCTCGCGTACCGCTACGGCAAGAAGCTGTACCGCGTCGTCGTGCATGGACAGGACCCGGGCTGCGTCCTCGGCGAGAAGCCCATCTCCTGGGCGAAGGTGGCGATGACTGTCCTCGCCGCCCTGGCGGTGCTGGTGCTCATGTTCCTGGTGCTCCGGAAGTCGTGAGCGGACAGGCGCTCACCGCCGCTCGTCGCGAGTGGCGGTGATGTGCCGGTAGGGGATGACGCGGACGAGCTCATCCACTGTCATCAGCCCCGCGGCGATCTTCTCCATGGCGTCATCCACCAGCGTCTTGAAGCCGCGCTCGCGGGCGTACTTCCGGAGCTGCGCGTTGTGGGCTCCCGCGACGATGAGGTCCTGCATGCCGGGATCCACCAGGAGCAGCTCGTAGATGCCCACCCGCTTGCGGTAGCCGGTGTGGTGGCAGTGGTCGCAGCCCCGGCCCTTGCGCAGTTGGATGCCGTCCAACAAGCGGCCGAGCAGTATCTTCTGCTCCTCGGTGGGCGTATAGGGCTCCGAGCACTTCTCGCAGATGCGACGCGCGAGCCGCTGAGCCAGGACGGCCAACAGCGCGTCCGCGATGTCCGTGTTGTCCAGCTCGAGTCCTCGCAATCGGCCAATGGCCCCCACCGAGTCCGCCGTGTGGAGCGTGCCCAAGACGATGTGGCCTGTGCGGGCGGCGTTGAGCGCGGTGCTGCCCGTCTCCAGATCGCGAATCTCGCCCATCAGCAGGATGTTGGGATCCTGGCGCAGCAGGGCGCGCAGCAGCAGGGGGTACGGCATCTGCGGGCTGACCTGCTTCTGATTCACCTTGGGGACGAAATACTCGATGGGGTCCTCGGCAGTGATGATCTTCCGGCGGCCGTCATTGAGCTGGGCCAGCGCCGAGTAGAGCGTGGTGGTCTTCCCGCTGCCGGTGGGCCCGGTGACGAGCACCATGCCCTCGGGGTTGTTGAGGAGCTGGAGGAAGGTGCGCTGCAGTTCCTCGGACATGCCCAGCTGGACCACGGGGAGGAGCCCCGCCTGCGCATCGAGGATGCGGATGACGACATCCTCGCCTGCGGGGCTGGGCACTACGCTCACGCGGTAGTCGATGACCTTGCGGTGGCCCTCGCCCCGCTCGATGACAGCGCGGATGCGCCCGTCCTGGGGCTTGCGGTGCTCGGTGATGTCCAACTCCGCGAGGATCTTGATGCGGTTGATGACCTCACGAACCGACTCCGGATCCATGTCCGTGTACATCTGGTGGAGGATGCCATCGATGCGCAGGCGCAAGTCCACGTCGCCCGGGTAGCTCTCGATGTGGA includes:
- a CDS encoding aldo/keto reductase; amino-acid sequence: MERRPLGNTGLQVSALGFGAGPVGDAALTEDAAAALLHGVLDAGINLIDTAPSYGASEERIGRHLQGRRGEFVLSTKCGYGVPGVEDWTGPCITQGIELALRRLRTDVIDVMHFHSCPIDVLERPGVVDALTRAGEQGKIRVAAYSGDNHALAHALNMGRFGSVQVSVNLFDQRALDWGVAMARERGVGVIAKRPLGNAPWRFSERPGAQDVALYWNRMRQMALDPHGLDWSELALRFATFMPGVATCIVGTTRLENLQRNVQALERGPLAPEHVSHIRDAFRRNDHGWDGQI
- a CDS encoding substrate-binding domain-containing protein; this translates as MNPRVLVILGFLLAVGGVFYLSRHGNTSSDTGSSGAGSTGPSRPSAPVPVTEISFLYSTEKKEWVEAAAVLFQQENPSVKVTLVGRGSLDAAQGILEGREKPTVWSPADTAVLRMLESDWATERTRGPLFAQDGEDAPQPLVITPLVFVVWEDRANVLLKANEGKAVSWRVIHQAVASDQGWPAVGGKAEWGFVKLGHTDPTRSNSGLQAMLLATLEYYHKRSGLTVGDLLDPKYQEWIRQLEKGVSKFEASSGTFMTDMVRFGPSRYDIAVVYENLAISQIANAQERWGTLKVYYPPLTLWSDHPAAVLQADWVTEAQKEAARKWVKFLRSRPMQERALKFGFRPADPSVPIKTADADNPFTRLADHGILVEVPPVAEVPQGPVVRNLLAMWTRVVGSQR
- a CDS encoding WGR domain-containing protein; translated protein: MRRFEFVEGSSSKFWSPELQGSTFIVTYGRIGTAGQRKEKAFPDEESARREYEKKVAEKLREGYREVTEGGEAPAPAAAAPKEKAPPPLPALPPRVRATKPTAERVTEAAQALTKLESRLGNRSWQVALQARRARRALRKLGGGDPSAHAALGAVFESLMGKVVVPQGQPRLPLRFAMQLLGELDVAAFVRVTQQWKRASAGSAGGVAVVAREAEALAEPELALRMGLLLAERPELRGGSEVGWQRRWNALKPHLEAHLKGAGGALQTHLRAIETGGDSHLAQRVARMGA
- a CDS encoding NAD-dependent epimerase/dehydratase family protein, translating into MRAFVTGGSGFVGRRLIPALREQGHTVRALGRSQASLDVVRQAGAEPVEGDLSSVDALKRGMEGCEIVFHSAATVKQWGTRAEFFEANVRGTENVLEAARAAGIKRLVHVSTEAVLVDGSPLVNVDETRPLPERPIGHYSSTKGTAERLVLSVNSPELTTVVVRPRFVWGKGDTSVLPILVDAVKSGRFRWVDGGTFKTSTCHVANCVEGMLLAAEKGRGGQAYFLTDGEPVVFREFITSLLKTQGVDPGNKKIPFGFSMGLATVCELLWNFLPLPGNPLITRQELLLAGREVTVSDEKARRELGYEGRMTQAAGLREMQG
- a CDS encoding GNAT family N-acetyltransferase, which codes for METGRPEFGPPGEGEEQAAVADIMAQAFAMTPQEGAAWLEKAGRSNLRVLRERGTVTATALPIHMGQWFGGRRVAMAGIGGVGVAPGARGGGAATRLMQRTLQELRSLGFPISVLYPATQPLYRRVGYEQAGARFESRVQASRLDFKERTPQVRPVKPADLPAVQELYRRHASTRQGYLDRGSYVWDRVFHPRSETAYGFVLEGAQGLEGYVWLVRRRKMDLLQELFLTDYVVATPAAGRRLLAFLGDHRSLAQEVVWTGGPMDPLLLLMREQTYQVKLLFHWMMRVLDVPAALEARGYPAGVSGTLHLHVEDDLFPENRGSFTLEVSGGTGHVQRGGGGLMSLDVRALAPLYTGFLTADALRSVGSLVADDATVRLAATLFSGPPPSLPDMF
- a CDS encoding GNAT family N-acetyltransferase, encoding MIRSATPADIPGILQLIRALADYEKLSHQVVVDEARLREHLFGPCPYAEVLLAEDGGQLVGYALFFHTYSTFLGQPSLYLEDLFVLPSHRGGGFGKGLLARLARLAVERNCGRFEWMVLDWNTPAIQFYESLGAALAPEWKLCRMTGEALQRFAATAR
- a CDS encoding endonuclease V, which produces MLVSVDVDYRPDATVAACVAFRDWGDAAEAAHYVDRGPPAEPYVPGEFYRRELPALLRVLALVPDPLTTVVIDGYVWLAGEERPGLGAHLYEALGRTIPVIGVAKTSFQSSRVSVPVLRGGSQRPLLVTAVGVEVQDAAACIQRMHGPSRLPTLLKRADRLCRDS
- a CDS encoding GspE/PulE family protein, whose product is MSQGSDVFSELSQHSLDRNSMRLLPEPFCRRHHAVVLGKVDPAAPHATVTVGMLDPDNPNLLSRIGDLLERPIRTVRLNRYEVESALETGFGAGERIEADLIIRPRPPSRHQPTAVELVDNILAMGVEKKASDIHIESYPGDVDLRLRIDGILHQMYTDMDPESVREVINRIKILAELDITEHRKPQDGRIRAVIERGEGHRKVIDYRVSVVPSPAGEDVVIRILDAQAGLLPVVQLGMSEELQRTFLQLLNNPEGMVLVTGPTGSGKTTTLYSALAQLNDGRRKIITAEDPIEYFVPKVNQKQVSPQMPYPLLLRALLRQDPNILLMGEIRDLETGSTALNAARTGHIVLGTLHTADSVGAIGRLRGLELDNTDIADALLAVLAQRLARRICEKCSEPYTPTEEQKILLGRLLDGIQLRKGRGCDHCHHTGYRKRVGIYELLLVDPGMQDLIVAGAHNAQLRKYARERGFKTLVDDAMEKIAAGLMTVDELVRVIPYRHITATRDERR